A stretch of the Medicago truncatula cultivar Jemalong A17 chromosome 5, MtrunA17r5.0-ANR, whole genome shotgun sequence genome encodes the following:
- the LOC11412349 gene encoding uncharacterized protein, which yields MKHILFQIWRWMMQPKVWRFLGFAAAVVGLLCNALSSSFNYLFGDWNLFKIILYTVFSFIICVLILFAARIWQHSRSRWFQAHTTYVVLAITSLYSYFFDKLMHITPDAYSLISCASFAVTVLSLSRNKTQCGFEIDLLYFLLGCLMMQLMKIKLKLFILGAVFSYFLIILRSSFSSIDARENKQYSEFQDGNSVVLDMDSLQLASTNTSSAINSMDSQQLVISSTDIGSMIEKLETCVKELKHQNSKFIQIPLGHAKKYEHSQLVLVNPNFMTNMLNKEPIKDLEEKTNLMVNGGFEKDFSYVYNNCCRESSTASYNIIFLHERRLYNHIFFGFSPASDFPWGSNIQLLNFADYVVTRVRLPEQLFKILEMLEIMCDLILEFESLFYYQFNVSLKKEQPAKWKKLGETIKRISMELEYVCNTADPTTS from the coding sequence ATGAAGCATATTCTATTCCAAATTTGGAGATGGATGATGCAGCCAAAGGTGTGGAGATTTCTGGGATTTGCTGCAGCTGTTGTTGGACTGCTTTGCAATGCTCTCAGTTCTTCCTTCAACTATCTCTTTGGAGATTGGAATTTGTTCAAGATAATTCTCTATACTGTTTTCAGCTTCATCATTTGTGTGTTAATTTTATTTGCCGCAAGGATATGGCAACACTCAAGAAGTCGTTGGTTCCAAGCGCATACAACATATGTTGTATTGGCAATCACGTCgctatattcatattttttcgATAAGTTAATGCATATAACACCAGATGCATATAGTCTCATTTCATGTGCATCCTTTGCTGTCACGGTGCTTAGTTTGTCGAGGAACAAAACTCAATGCGGATTTGAAATCGATCTTCTATATTTTCTTCTAGGATGTCTAATGATGCAACTCATGAagattaaattgaaattattcaTTCTTGGAGCAGTTTTTAGCTATTTTCTTATTATTCTCcgttcatccttttcttcaataGATGCTAGAGAAAATAAACAATACTCTGAATTCCAAGATGGAAATTCAGTGGTTCTTGATATGGATTCTCTACAACTGGCGAGTACTAATACTTCAAGTGCTATCAATAGCAtggattcacaacaattggtgATCAGTAGTACAGATATTGGCAGTATGATAGAAAAATTGGAGACTTGTGTGAAGGAGCTTAAGCACCAAAATTCAAAGTTCATTCAAATTCCTTTAGGGCatgcaaaaaaatatgaacactCTCAATTGGTGCTGGTGAATCCCAACTTCATGACAAACATGCTGAACAAAGAACCTATCAAAGACCTTGAGGAGAAAACAAATCTTATGGTGAACGGCGGGTTTGAGAAGGATTTTTCCTATGTGTACAACAATTGTTGTAGGGAATCTTCCACAGCCTCTTACAATATAATTTTCCTTCACGAGCGAAGACTCTACAATCACATCTTCTTCGGGTTCTCACCCGCCTCTGATTTCCCCTGGGGATCCAACATTCAACTTTTGAATTTTGCTGATTATGTGGTCACCAGAGTCCGTTTGCCTGAGCAACTATTTAAAATCCTCGAGATGTTAGAAATAATGTGCGACCTAATTCTAGAATTTGAATCCTTGTTTTATTATCAGTTCAATGTGTCTCTCAAGAAAGAACAACCGGCGAAATGGAAGAAATTAGGGGAAACAATCAAAAGAATTTCCATGGAGTTGGAGTATGTCTGCAATACAGCTGACCCAACTACAAGTTGA